The Apium graveolens cultivar Ventura chromosome 11, ASM990537v1, whole genome shotgun sequence genome has a window encoding:
- the LOC141698410 gene encoding psbP domain-containing protein 5, chloroplastic yields MMALAPSSSVLVFPSSSLLNSRLSHFPFFSRKQQDKISSSKCGLPMKIVACSCIPSIPFFENGLSRRDLMLFGISSTVVTVSSPFPGYGAEEEVKMVSVVDDINAYTYSYPVEFPSKKLTFKWAESRKPERYSSAAPLSPDARQRIVSERVDLVDNLILSVSIGPPNSLFLKSMDKSTWNAKDVADSVLSDKSALRVTSSQRKAESSILDAHSSEVDGETYWYYEYLIRKSPTRSAEESNVFRHYVASTFERDGFLYSLNASTLSKQWNKMGPVLEKAVSSFRVLPPTESYVPPFKDPWRFW; encoded by the exons ATGATGGCACTTGCACCTTCCAGTAGTGTTCTTGTCTTCCCCTCATCCTCTCTCCTCAACTCTCGCCTCTCTCACTTTCCCTTCTTCTCCag AAAGCAGCAGGATAAGATAAGCTCATCCAAATGTGGTTTACCGATGAAAATTGTTGCATGCTCATGTATTCCTTCAATACCCTTTTTTGAGAATGGCCTTTCAAGAAGAGATTTAATGTTGTTTGGCATTTCTTCTACTGTTGTTACAGTTTCTTCACCATTTCCAG GTTATGGTGCGGAGGAAGAGGTCAAAATGGTGTCAGTGGTCGATGATATAAATGCTTATACCTATTCATATCCTGTTGAGTTTCCTTCTAAGAAGCTGACCTTTAAATG GGCGGAGTCCAGAAAACCTGAACGCTATTCGTCAGCTGCGCCACTTTCAC CTGATGCACGACAACGCATTGTCTCGGAACGTGTTGATCTTGTTGACAATCTCATCCTTTCTGTTTCG ATTGGTCCCCCAAATTCACTATTCTTAAAATCAATGGACAAAAGTACGTGGAATGCAAAAGATGTTGCAGATTCTGTTCTATCTGACAAGTCCGCTTTG AGAGTTACGTCAAGTCAGCGAAAGGCTGAGAGTTCGATTCTTGATGCACATTCCTCTGAA GTTGATGGTGAGACATATTGGTATTATGAATACCTTATTCGGAAATCACCTACTAGATCA GCGGAAGAATCAAATGTATTTAGGCATTATGTTGCTTCCACTTTTGAACGAGATG GGTTTTTATACTCTTTGAATGCTTCTACTCTTAGTAAGCAATGGAATAAA ATGGGTCCTGTTTTGGAGAAAGCTGTTAGTTCTTTCCGGGTTCTCCCTCCCACTGAAAGCTATGTTCCCCCATTCAAGGATCCTTGGAGATTTTGGTGA